The Miscanthus floridulus cultivar M001 chromosome 17, ASM1932011v1, whole genome shotgun sequence genome has a window encoding:
- the LOC136517181 gene encoding uncharacterized protein, translated as MMGGWGVSDGYEGSKRPRMMMESNPYFAVNAGSPLDVSKRSRLVESGPPYFGAIGSNAGGASGGFYQPFNSNLTGAGASTGIQNFPGVRLRGLPFDCNDIDICKFFVGLDIVDCLLVNKNGRFTGEAFVVFPTAMQAEFALHRNRQNMGRRYVEVFRCKKQEYYCAIASEVSQGGYFESEYRRSPPPPRPKKPAEDKGSMEYTEVLKLRGLPYSATTEDIIKFFLEYELTEENVHIAYRSDGKATGEAFVEFPTAEVAKTAMCKDKMTIGTRYVELFPSTPEEASRARSRGRH; from the coding sequence ATGATGGGAGGCTGGGGGGTTTCGGATGGGTACGAGGGATCAAAGAGGCCACGAATGATGATGGAATCGAATCCCTACTTCGCAGTGAACGCAGGGAGTCCATTGGATGTCTCAAAGAGGTCTAGGTTGGTGGAATCAGGCCCACCCTATTTTGGGGCTATTGGCAGCAACGCTGGTGGTGCCAGTGGTGGCTTCTACCAGCCCTTCAACAGCAACTTAACTGGTGCAGGGGCTAGCACTGGCATCCAAAACTTTCCAGGTGTCCGGCTGCGCGGTCTACCTTTTGATTGCAACGACATTGACATCTGCAAGTTCTTTGTGGGGCTGGACATAGTGGACTGCCTCCTGGTTAACAAGAATGGTCGCTTTACCggtgaggcttttgtggtcttcCCAACAGCCATGCAAGCAGAATTTGCACTGCATCGCAACAGGCAGAACATGGGCCGTCGGTATGTTGAGGTGTTCAGATGCAAGAAGCAGGAATACTACTGTGCAATAGCCAGCGAGGTGAGCCAGGGTGGTTACTTTGAGTCAGAGTATCGCCGCTCCCCACCTCCTCCGAGGCCTAAGAAGCCGGCTGAAGACAAGGGCAGCATGGAGTACACTGAAGTGCTGAAGCTCCGTGGGCTTCCCTACTCTGCCACCACTGAGGACATCATCAAGTTCTTCCTGGAGTACGAGCTGACAGAGGAGAATGTGCATATTGCGTACCGCTCGGATGGGAAAGCTACTGGTGAAGCCTTTGTTGAGTTCCCCACAGCTGAAGTTGCCAAGACAGCCATGTGCAAGGATAAGATGACCATCGGGACGAGGTACGTGGAGCTGTTTCCGTCAACCCCAGAGGAAGCAAGCAGGGCGAGATCCCGAGGCAGGCATTGA
- the LOC136517154 gene encoding serine carboxypeptidase-like 50 → MLTLPRHIPHNPIPTIIAGSRRPACIADSSASPMAPPLARLILILLAAAVPLLAAPAAAAAAVFPREALPTRSGYLPIPPANASLFFAFYEASDPVTPPASTPLLLWLQGGPGCSGLLGNFFELGPYFVNPDGETLSRNPFAWNRRFGLLFIDNPLGTGFSAAPSAADIPTNQSVVAAHILAALQSFYALDPTLRARPFFLTGESYAGKYIPAAGAHILDANAALPEALRVNLRGVAIGNGLTHPVAQVATHADSAYFLGLVNARQKRELEALQSEAVSLTLAERWVAASDARGRVLSRLQNMTGLATLYDYAKQRDYATDAVGKFLNRAEAKSAMGARGDVAWAECSDAVGAAMHADVMRSVVPQAESLLRRTRVLLYQGVRDLRDGVVSTEAWLAGVRWDGLRAFLGAQRAVWRAEDGELAGYVQRSGALAHVVVYGAGHLVPADNGRAAQEMIEGWVLGTGPFGRGGDGDGDGTRSAA, encoded by the coding sequence ATGTTGACACTGCCACGCCACATCCCACACAATCCAATCCCAACCATAATCGCCGGCAGCCGGCGCCCGGCGTGCATAGCTGATAGCTCCGCCAGTCCCATGGCTCCGCCGCTTGCTCGCCTCATTCTGATCCTCCTCGCTGCCGCCGTCCCACTCTTGGCTGCacccgcggcggcggcagcagcggtgTTTCCGAGAGAGGCGCTCCCGACCAGGTCCGGCTACCTCCCCATCCCGCCCGCCAACGCCTCCCTCTTCTTCGCCTTCTACGAGGCCTCAGATCCGGTCACGCCGCCGGCCTCCACGCCACTCCTCCTGTGGCTGCAGGGCGGGCCGGGCTGCTCCGGCCTCCTGGGCAACTTCTTCGAGCTCGGCCCCTACTTCGTCAACCCCGACGGCGAGACCCTCTCGCGCAACCCCTTCGCGTGGAACCGCCGCTTCGGTCTCCTCTTCATCGACAACCCGCTCGGCACCGGCTTCAGCGCGGCGCCGTCCGCAGCCGACATCCCCACGAACCAGTCCGTCGTCGCCGCGCACATCCTCGCCGCACTGCAGTCCTTCTACGCCCTCGACCCGACCCTCCGGGCGCGGCCCTTCTTCCTCACGGGCGAGAGCTACGCGGGCAAGTACATCCCCGCGGCGGGCGCGCACATCCTGGACGCGAACGCGGCGCTTCCCGAGGCGCTGCGCGTGAACCTCCGCGGCGTGGCCATCGGCAACGGGCTCACGCACCCGGTCGCGCAGGTGGCCACGCACGCGGACTCGGCCTACTTCCTGGGCCTCGTGAACGCGCGGCAGAAGCGGGAGCTGGAGGCGCTGCAATCCGAGGCGGTGTCGCTGACGCTGGCGGAGCGGTGGGTCGCGGCGTCGGACGCGCGCGGGCGGGTGCTGTCGCGGCTGCAGAACATGACGGGGCTGGCCACGCTGTACGACTACGCGAAGCAGCGGGACTACGCGACGGACGCCGTGGGGAAGTTCCTGAACCGCGCCGAGGCCAAGTCCGCGATGGGCGCGCGCGGGGACGTGGCGTGGGCGGAGTGCAGCGACGCGGTGGGCGCGGCGATGCACGCGGACGTGATGCGCAGCGTGGTGCCGCAGGCGGAGTCGCTGCTGCGGCGCACCCGCGTGCTGCTGTACCAGGGCGTCCGCGACCTCCGGGACGGCGTCGTGTCCACGGAGGCGTGGCTCGCCGGGGTGCGCTGGGACGGCCTGCGCGCGTTCCTGGGCGCCCAGCGCGCCGTGTGGCGGGCGGAGGACGGCGAGCTCGCGGGGTACGTGCAGCGGTCGGGCGCGCTGGCGCACGTCGTGGTGTATGGCGCCGGCCACTTGGTGCCGGCGGACAACGGCCGCGCGGCGCAGGAGATGATCGAGGGCTGGGTGCTCGGGACGGGGCCGTTCGGCCgcggtggcgacggcgacggcgacggcaccAGGAGCGCCGCATGA